One window of Flavobacterium dauae genomic DNA carries:
- the dtd gene encoding D-aminoacyl-tRNA deacylase produces MKTVIQRVSQASVTINNEKVADIGLGLLILVGIEDADTQEDIDWLTAKISQLRIFNDENGVMNKSVQDVNGDIIVVSQFTLHASTKKGNRPSYLKASKPNIAIPLYESFIVSMEKSVGKKVQTGQFGADMKVSLINDGPVTIIIDTKNKE; encoded by the coding sequence ATGAAAACAGTAATACAACGCGTTTCACAGGCATCGGTAACAATAAACAACGAAAAAGTTGCCGATATTGGTTTGGGATTACTGATTTTAGTCGGAATTGAAGATGCCGATACACAAGAGGATATCGATTGGTTAACTGCCAAAATTTCGCAACTGCGAATTTTTAACGATGAAAACGGAGTAATGAATAAATCGGTTCAAGATGTAAATGGCGATATCATCGTTGTAAGTCAGTTTACTTTGCATGCATCAACCAAAAAAGGCAATCGTCCTTCTTATCTAAAAGCGTCAAAACCGAATATTGCCATTCCATTATACGAATCTTTTATTGTATCGATGGAAAAATCAGTAGGGAAAAAAGTTCAAACCGGGCAATTTGGTGCCGATATGAAAGTTAGCTTGATAAACGACGGTCCGGTTACTATAATAATTGATACAAAGAATAAAGAGTAA
- the rsgA gene encoding ribosome small subunit-dependent GTPase A: MTGIVYKSTGSWYTVKADTNEFFECRIKGKFRIKGIKSTNPIAVGDKVDFDLETSADVVTGVITNIHERKNYLIRKSVNLSKQVHIIATNIDVLFILVTIDNPVTTTSFIDRLLVTAEAYDIEAVLIFNKVDTLSEETLDEQLYLQYIYDKVGYKCLRVSAAEGKGLDKLKAEMIDKVSMFTGHSGVGKSTLVNALEPDLNLKTKEISEQHQQGQHTTTFAEMYDLSFNAKIIDTPGIRGFGIVDMEPQEVGDYFPEFFKLKDQCKFNNCLHREEPHCAVKEALDNDEIFWSRYKSYIQILDGDEETYRTDVYGNGKNREE, encoded by the coding sequence ATGACAGGAATTGTTTATAAATCTACAGGAAGCTGGTACACCGTAAAAGCTGATACTAACGAGTTTTTTGAGTGTAGAATTAAAGGGAAATTCAGAATTAAAGGTATTAAAAGTACCAACCCAATTGCCGTTGGCGATAAGGTAGATTTTGATTTGGAAACCTCGGCAGATGTAGTTACGGGCGTTATCACCAACATTCACGAACGCAAAAATTATTTAATTCGCAAGTCGGTAAATCTGTCCAAACAGGTGCATATCATTGCAACAAATATCGATGTGCTTTTTATTTTGGTAACAATAGATAATCCGGTTACAACCACAAGTTTTATTGATCGATTATTAGTAACTGCCGAAGCGTATGATATTGAAGCCGTTTTAATTTTTAATAAAGTGGATACTTTGTCAGAAGAAACTTTAGACGAACAATTGTATCTGCAATATATTTATGATAAAGTAGGATACAAATGTTTGCGTGTATCGGCTGCCGAAGGAAAAGGTTTGGACAAGCTAAAAGCCGAAATGATTGATAAAGTTTCTATGTTTACAGGTCATTCGGGCGTTGGTAAATCAACATTAGTCAATGCGTTAGAACCTGATTTGAATTTGAAGACTAAAGAAATATCAGAACAACATCAACAAGGACAGCACACCACAACTTTTGCCGAAATGTACGATTTAAGTTTCAACGCAAAAATTATAGATACACCCGGAATTCGCGGTTTTGGTATTGTTGATATGGAACCACAGGAAGTGGGCGATTATTTTCCGGAATTTTTCAAACTAAAAGATCAATGCAAGTTTAATAACTGTTTGCATCGCGAAGAACCTCATTGTGCGGTTAAAGAGGCATTAGATAACGATGAAATTTTTTGGTCGCGCTACAAAAGTTACATTCAGATTTTAGATGGCGACGAAGAAACCTATCGTACCGATGTTTACGGAAACGGAAAAAATCGAGAAGAATAA
- a CDS encoding chorismate mutase — MTKVSEKSLWFKELSSNKPLVIAGPCSAETPQQVLDIAHNIKDKTTIYRAGIWKPRTRPGGFEGVGVIGLKWLKQVKAETGMLLATEVATAEHVDLALAHDIDMLWIGARTTVNPFAVQEIADALKGTNKIVFIKNPVNPDLSLWIGGFERLQNAGIEKLGFIHRGFSSYEKIKYRNKPEWQIPIDLQIRFPEIPLINDPSHITGNRDLIRQVAQKALDLNFDGLMIETHCTPDLAWSDAAQQVTPNQLQEILSNLVLRDSLNLEDSYVHEMNMFRTRIDEIDTQILKLLKDRMQIADEIGLLKKAKNVAVLQPERWQEVLVKMRREGKENKLGEAFITSLFKAIHDESITRQDHIINRK; from the coding sequence ATGACAAAAGTAAGCGAAAAATCTTTGTGGTTTAAAGAATTATCAAGCAACAAACCATTGGTAATTGCAGGGCCATGCAGTGCCGAAACACCACAACAGGTTTTGGATATTGCTCATAATATAAAGGATAAAACAACAATTTATCGTGCGGGAATTTGGAAACCAAGAACACGTCCGGGCGGATTTGAAGGGGTTGGAGTCATCGGTTTAAAATGGTTGAAACAGGTTAAGGCAGAAACCGGAATGCTTTTGGCTACCGAAGTCGCTACTGCCGAACACGTAGATTTGGCATTGGCTCACGATATTGATATGTTGTGGATTGGTGCACGTACAACCGTAAACCCTTTTGCTGTTCAGGAAATTGCCGATGCTTTGAAAGGAACTAATAAAATTGTTTTTATAAAAAATCCGGTAAATCCTGATTTAAGTTTGTGGATTGGTGGTTTTGAACGTTTACAGAATGCAGGAATCGAAAAGTTAGGTTTTATTCATCGTGGATTTTCAAGCTACGAAAAAATAAAATACCGTAACAAACCCGAATGGCAGATTCCTATTGATTTACAGATTCGTTTTCCGGAAATTCCGCTGATAAATGATCCGTCGCATATTACAGGAAATCGAGATTTAATTCGACAAGTGGCTCAAAAAGCGTTGGATTTAAATTTCGATGGTTTGATGATTGAAACGCATTGCACACCCGATTTGGCTTGGAGCGATGCCGCACAACAGGTAACTCCAAATCAATTGCAGGAAATATTATCGAATTTAGTATTGCGTGATTCGTTGAATTTAGAAGATTCGTATGTACACGAAATGAATATGTTTCGTACAAGAATCGATGAAATTGATACACAGATTTTAAAGTTATTGAAAGACCGTATGCAGATTGCCGATGAAATCGGTTTGCTTAAAAAGGCAAAAAATGTAGCTGTTTTACAACCCGAACGTTGGCAAGAAGTTCTTGTAAAAATGCGTCGCGAAGGCAAAGAAAACAAATTGGGCGAAGCTTTTATTACATCGCTATTCAAGGCAATTCACGATGAAAGTATCACAAGGCAAGACCACATAATCAACAGAAAATAA
- a CDS encoding T9SS-dependent choice-of-anchor J family protein: MNNFYFTKKRLTSVCLLAIGLVSFNANSQCTAVATINETFDGITALPSCWTSSATVYFMGNDGATLYSGGAPTTGGVIYLISPEISTIDGNHLLEYVLTTAAPNNNDNLEVGTMSDNTDYTTFSAITTPTPNGGTYTTTTIPANPGHKYIAFKFTYTGIHQGVTIDNVKWTTTASAPKFDTSKVTVYPNPTTGIFNVESDLDIKQMEVYNSLGQKVLTTSNRQINLQTAANGLYFVTVITNDGAQASYKLIKK; encoded by the coding sequence ATGAATAACTTTTACTTTACAAAAAAACGTTTAACATCTGTATGCTTATTAGCTATCGGGTTAGTTTCTTTTAATGCAAACAGCCAATGTACTGCTGTTGCGACTATTAACGAAACCTTTGATGGTATAACAGCTTTACCTTCATGCTGGACAAGTAGTGCAACTGTTTACTTTATGGGAAATGATGGTGCTACACTTTACAGCGGAGGTGCACCAACTACTGGTGGAGTTATCTATTTAATTTCTCCGGAAATATCTACAATCGATGGAAATCATTTGTTAGAGTATGTTTTAACAACAGCTGCACCAAACAATAATGACAACCTTGAAGTTGGTACTATGAGTGATAATACTGATTATACTACCTTTTCAGCAATAACAACTCCTACTCCTAACGGCGGTACTTACACTACAACTACAATTCCTGCAAACCCGGGGCATAAATACATTGCTTTTAAATTTACCTATACAGGGATACATCAAGGCGTTACAATAGATAATGTTAAATGGACAACAACTGCAAGTGCTCCTAAATTTGATACAAGCAAAGTAACTGTTTATCCGAACCCAACAACGGGGATTTTCAACGTAGAATCGGATTTGGATATTAAACAAATGGAAGTTTACAACTCTTTAGGACAAAAAGTATTAACAACCTCTAACAGACAAATTAATTTACAAACTGCTGCAAACGGGCTGTATTTTGTAACAGTAATTACAAACGACGGTGCACAAGCATCTTATAAATTGATTAAAAAATAA
- a CDS encoding HutD family protein — protein sequence MKITRISKNNIKANSWDGGKTYEYYIYPPESNYSEQNFLFRISAASIEKVPSHFTKFKNFNRFLVMLDNDLNIQRNGIEEHYLQQEIFTFDSNDEIISYAKGNDFNLMVHKDINEVKVFVLNNTICSQHSFQFLFAKEESQVKINQQQILLKVNDLLVIENKDKEEVEIHSNNTIIAGFLTLKK from the coding sequence ATGAAGATCACACGTATATCAAAAAATAATATCAAAGCGAATAGTTGGGACGGCGGAAAAACTTACGAATATTATATTTATCCACCGGAATCAAATTATTCAGAACAGAATTTTCTGTTTCGGATAAGTGCAGCATCTATCGAAAAAGTACCGTCACATTTTACTAAATTTAAAAATTTTAATCGTTTTTTAGTGATGCTGGATAATGATTTAAACATTCAAAGAAATGGAATAGAAGAACATTATTTACAACAAGAAATTTTTACGTTTGATTCTAACGATGAAATCATTTCGTATGCTAAAGGGAATGATTTTAATTTAATGGTTCATAAAGATATTAACGAAGTAAAAGTGTTTGTACTAAATAATACAATTTGTTCTCAACATTCTTTTCAGTTTTTATTTGCAAAAGAAGAGTCACAAGTAAAAATCAACCAGCAACAAATTTTATTAAAAGTAAATGATCTGTTGGTTATTGAAAATAAGGATAAGGAAGAAGTTGAGATTCATTCGAACAATACAATTATTGCAGGTTTTTTAACTTTAAAAAAATAG
- a CDS encoding 3-phosphoshikimate 1-carboxyvinyltransferase yields MDIKLKKSELKSNQTIIISGSKSETNRLLLLQALYPSLKIENASNSDDSKVMKNALQSVGKSSEINVHHAGTAMRFLTSFYAIQEGLEVVISGSDRMHERPIKILVDALNQLGSDISYVNEEGFPPLKIIGKKITKNKVIVDANVSSQYITSLMLIGASLTNGLEILLKGTITSIPYIKMTLSVLQSVGIKAEFESNIIKISHTKKLTKDIFVVESDWSSASYFYSFIALSKIDTQISLGYFKQNSLQGDAVLAEIYQNFGVQTTFVDNKIILKKVENPSIKNITLNLNNAPDSAQTIIVTCLGLGITCDLTGLHTLKIKETDRLQALKNELTKFGAQVSISADSIQLNNSVLFQSNTIQIETYQDHRMAMAFAPLALKQPLIIKNAEVVSKSYPDFWNDLELLGF; encoded by the coding sequence ATGGATATAAAACTCAAAAAAAGCGAATTAAAAAGTAATCAAACAATTATAATTTCAGGTTCAAAATCCGAAACCAACCGTTTGTTATTGCTTCAGGCATTATATCCGAGCTTAAAAATCGAAAACGCTTCAAATTCCGATGATTCAAAGGTTATGAAGAATGCTTTGCAATCAGTTGGGAAGTCAAGCGAAATCAATGTGCATCACGCCGGAACAGCTATGCGATTTTTAACATCGTTTTATGCAATTCAAGAAGGATTAGAAGTTGTTATTTCAGGATCAGACAGAATGCACGAACGACCAATAAAAATTTTGGTTGATGCCTTAAATCAGCTAGGAAGTGATATTTCATATGTAAACGAAGAAGGTTTTCCTCCGTTAAAAATCATTGGAAAAAAAATAACAAAAAATAAAGTTATTGTTGATGCCAATGTAAGCAGCCAGTACATTACATCGTTAATGTTGATAGGGGCAAGTTTGACAAACGGACTAGAAATTCTGTTAAAAGGCACCATTACGTCAATTCCATATATAAAAATGACGCTTTCGGTGTTGCAATCGGTAGGAATTAAAGCTGAATTTGAAAGCAACATTATAAAAATTTCACATACCAAAAAACTTACAAAAGATATTTTTGTAGTTGAATCAGATTGGTCATCGGCATCGTATTTTTACAGTTTCATAGCGTTGTCTAAAATCGATACGCAAATTTCGTTGGGATATTTCAAACAAAACAGCTTGCAGGGCGATGCAGTTTTGGCTGAAATCTATCAAAATTTTGGAGTTCAAACTACATTTGTAGATAATAAAATCATTCTTAAAAAAGTTGAAAATCCATCAATAAAAAACATCACTCTCAATTTAAATAACGCACCCGATAGTGCTCAAACCATTATTGTGACTTGTTTAGGTTTGGGAATTACCTGCGATTTAACGGGATTGCATACGTTAAAAATTAAAGAAACCGATCGTTTACAAGCGTTGAAAAATGAATTAACAAAATTTGGAGCTCAAGTTTCAATTTCTGCTGATTCTATTCAGCTAAATAATTCGGTTCTTTTTCAAAGTAATACTATTCAAATAGAAACCTATCAAGATCACAGAATGGCAATGGCATTTGCACCGCTGGCTTTAAAACAACCGTTAATTATAAAAAATGCCGAAGTGGTTTCAAAATCATATCCCGATTTTTGGAATGATTTGGAATTACTGGGGTTTTAA
- a CDS encoding MutS-related protein produces the protein MYSDIGKQQQNILSKLKQTAVWLSWSRIILLAAAIYLFYLMMYQRNELFGWWAFGLLVVFIAAVNTYLKLQLKIKYHTTLKKINDDEMAFLAGTKTFDDGAEFQDPQHAYSYDLDLFGKNSIFQFLNRTGTSLGKKQLAQDLQSIPSEETIKNKQEAVKELTGMIDFRQHFQTLAHLADTTEQGDAAIKTWTSSPIEKPKKIVLLLAIVLPVLFIGSLTALIFNWHPLASKISMFFFSTNLLMAGVMMRYIFKEIGKSDKIANSLQQYAKMIQFFEATVFQSKGLIELQSRLKTKDESATKIVDQLANLFEKLNTVANLFIFIAFNGTFQYHFWVHKKLVQWKINNQKYLWDWIQIIGEIEALNTLANFAYNNPEYQYPIITSNQIKMEDLGHPLILKDKRVKNTIDFSQKRFVILTGSNMSGKSTFLRTVGINLVLSYAGAPIDAKQAVIYPLPLWVSMRLTDSLSDSESFFFAEVKRLKQIVNEAEKQSVFVLLDEILKGTNSDDKKTGTIGVIEKLHNLNATGIIATHDLEVCKTTDNHLQTMENKCFEVEIINNELYFDYKLKNGICQNKNATFIMKKMQII, from the coding sequence ATGTATTCTGATATTGGCAAACAACAGCAAAACATCTTATCTAAGTTAAAACAAACAGCAGTTTGGTTAAGTTGGTCAAGAATTATTTTGTTGGCAGCGGCAATCTATCTTTTTTATTTAATGATGTACCAACGCAACGAATTGTTTGGTTGGTGGGCGTTTGGTTTGTTAGTGGTTTTTATTGCAGCAGTAAATACCTATCTTAAATTACAGTTAAAAATAAAATACCACACCACTTTAAAAAAAATCAATGATGACGAAATGGCTTTTTTAGCCGGTACAAAAACATTTGATGATGGTGCAGAGTTTCAAGACCCGCAACACGCGTATTCGTATGATTTGGATCTGTTTGGCAAAAATTCCATTTTTCAGTTTCTTAACCGAACAGGAACATCTTTAGGAAAAAAACAGTTAGCTCAGGATTTACAAAGTATTCCTTCCGAAGAAACAATCAAAAACAAGCAAGAAGCTGTAAAAGAATTAACCGGAATGATTGATTTTCGTCAGCATTTTCAAACATTGGCACATTTGGCAGATACCACAGAACAAGGAGATGCCGCAATTAAAACCTGGACTTCATCGCCCATTGAAAAACCAAAAAAAATAGTTTTATTATTGGCAATTGTACTTCCGGTTTTGTTCATTGGCTCGTTAACTGCATTGATTTTTAACTGGCATCCGTTGGCATCAAAAATAAGTATGTTTTTCTTTTCGACGAATTTGTTAATGGCAGGAGTAATGATGCGGTATATTTTTAAGGAAATAGGAAAAAGCGATAAAATAGCCAACAGTTTACAACAATATGCCAAAATGATTCAGTTTTTTGAAGCAACTGTTTTTCAATCAAAAGGATTGATCGAATTACAAAGCAGATTGAAAACAAAAGACGAAAGTGCAACAAAAATTGTAGATCAACTGGCAAATTTGTTTGAAAAACTAAACACGGTTGCCAACCTGTTTATTTTTATTGCGTTTAACGGAACGTTTCAATACCATTTTTGGGTGCATAAAAAATTAGTGCAATGGAAAATAAATAATCAAAAATATTTATGGGATTGGATTCAGATTATAGGTGAAATTGAAGCGTTAAACACTTTAGCGAATTTTGCATACAATAACCCTGAATACCAATATCCTATAATAACTTCTAACCAAATTAAAATGGAAGATTTGGGACATCCGCTGATCTTAAAAGATAAAAGAGTGAAGAATACGATTGATTTTAGCCAGAAACGATTTGTAATTTTAACAGGCAGCAATATGAGTGGTAAAAGTACGTTTCTGCGAACCGTTGGTATTAATTTGGTGTTGAGTTATGCCGGTGCACCGATCGATGCCAAACAAGCTGTAATTTATCCACTGCCGTTGTGGGTTTCTATGCGATTAACAGATTCATTGTCCGACAGTGAATCGTTCTTTTTTGCAGAGGTAAAACGATTGAAACAAATTGTAAACGAAGCTGAAAAACAGTCGGTTTTTGTGTTGTTGGATGAAATTTTAAAAGGAACAAATTCCGACGATAAAAAAACGGGAACTATTGGTGTTATTGAAAAATTACATAACTTAAATGCTACCGGAATAATTGCTACCCACGATTTAGAAGTTTGTAAAACTACAGATAACCACTTACAAACTATGGAAAATAAATGTTTTGAAGTAGAAATAATTAATAATGAACTCTATTTTGATTACAAGCTGAAAAATGGAATTTGTCAAAATAAAAATGCTACATTTATTATGAAAAAAATGCAGATTATTTAA
- a CDS encoding bifunctional 5,10-methylenetetrahydrofolate dehydrogenase/5,10-methenyltetrahydrofolate cyclohydrolase — translation MQLLDGKKVSEEIKNEIAAEVAQIKARGEKVPHLAAVLVGSNGASLTYVGSKVKTCEKIGFDSTLVSLPEKTTEEELLAKINELNTNDDIDGFIVQLPLPKHIDEQKVLNAVDPDKDVDGFHPENFGRMALELESFIPATPFGILQLLERNKIETKGKNVVVIGRSNIVGKPMSLLMSRKAYPGNATVTLTHSATQNIEAITREADIVITALGVPEFLKAEMIKEGAVIVDVGITRVADETNAKGYVIKGDVAFDEVAEKASWITPVPGGVGPMTIAMLMKNTLIARERRAKKNK, via the coding sequence ATGCAATTATTAGACGGTAAAAAAGTATCGGAAGAAATTAAAAACGAAATCGCTGCCGAAGTAGCTCAAATAAAAGCTCGCGGAGAAAAAGTGCCGCATTTAGCAGCGGTTTTGGTGGGTAGCAACGGGGCAAGCTTAACATACGTTGGCAGCAAAGTAAAAACCTGCGAAAAAATTGGTTTTGATTCCACTTTGGTTTCTTTGCCCGAAAAAACAACGGAAGAAGAATTGTTGGCAAAAATTAACGAGTTAAATACCAATGATGATATCGACGGATTCATCGTTCAGTTGCCTTTGCCAAAACATATCGATGAGCAAAAAGTATTAAACGCTGTTGATCCTGATAAAGATGTTGATGGTTTTCACCCAGAAAACTTTGGTCGTATGGCGTTAGAGTTGGAGTCGTTTATTCCTGCAACACCTTTCGGAATTTTACAGTTGTTAGAACGTAACAAAATCGAAACCAAAGGTAAAAATGTGGTAGTTATTGGTCGTTCAAACATTGTTGGTAAACCAATGAGTTTGTTAATGAGCCGTAAAGCGTATCCTGGAAATGCAACCGTTACCTTAACGCATTCTGCAACACAAAACATAGAAGCGATTACCCGTGAAGCCGATATTGTAATTACCGCATTGGGCGTTCCGGAATTTTTAAAAGCAGAAATGATTAAAGAAGGTGCTGTAATTGTTGATGTTGGAATTACCCGTGTTGCCGATGAAACCAATGCAAAAGGTTACGTAATTAAAGGCGATGTGGCTTTTGATGAAGTTGCCGAAAAAGCATCGTGGATTACACCAGTTCCAGGTGGTGTTGGTCCAATGACCATTGCAATGCTTATGAAAAATACGTTGATTGCCAGAGAACGCAGAGCAAAGAAAAATAAATAA
- a CDS encoding nucleotide pyrophosphohydrolase — MDIKNAQLEVDNWIKEHGVRYFNELTNMAQLTEEVGEVARIIARRYGEQSEKESDKNKDLGEELADVVFVVLCLANQTGVNLQEAFDKKMDLKTNRDHDRHHNNEKLK, encoded by the coding sequence ATGGATATTAAAAACGCACAACTTGAAGTTGACAATTGGATAAAAGAACACGGTGTTCGTTATTTTAACGAATTAACAAATATGGCACAACTTACGGAAGAAGTAGGAGAGGTTGCCCGAATTATTGCCCGTAGATATGGCGAACAATCTGAAAAAGAAAGCGATAAAAACAAAGATTTAGGCGAAGAATTAGCCGATGTTGTTTTTGTTGTTTTATGTTTGGCAAACCAAACCGGAGTAAACTTACAAGAAGCCTTTGATAAAAAAATGGATCTAAAAACCAACCGCGATCACGATCGCCACCATAATAACGAGAAATTGAAGTAG
- a CDS encoding DUF4153 domain-containing protein, which yields MKKQFLIFISTILFAILFYDQELGLNLSVFALVLLTMQFLLQPKLLKDKKILVLAACVIAVSVSNAWLLSVTTAFTVIVTSFVFRYYVVDPQTKIISKAFNFVLSWPAFVVRIFLIDQWFEFKKADSKKTFITLFSYIILPFCILSVFFAVYVSSSELLTNWYNRYEWNIDGLIILVLILGFYFSFVFWHIKIFGFIQMIDKTLKFDFIKSQNTTKKSTLDFIPVEFEIRSGIITLISLNTMLLFFIAIFNVENVQQTVQHISEYSSRTHSQIYLIIFSVFLAMLVILFFFKGTLNFVKNNKWLFLLTKIWIGLNGLLLFSAFYQNSVYINALGLTYKRLGVYLFLGLCLMGLIYSFLKIHYKRTNYYLIDKMSWTIFYSLIFCSIFNWGNIITNYNLHKDTVDWDYLVYDLSGNEKTLIDYCKKQNIEVSEFLLNKLKYYEDLPLLSKQLYYNSVQMKPKQ from the coding sequence ATGAAAAAACAATTTTTAATTTTTATCAGCACCATCTTGTTCGCCATTTTGTTCTATGATCAGGAATTAGGACTAAACCTTTCTGTTTTTGCTTTGGTTTTATTAACAATGCAATTTTTGCTACAACCCAAATTACTGAAAGATAAAAAAATATTGGTTTTAGCCGCATGCGTTATAGCCGTAAGTGTTTCAAACGCGTGGCTGCTTTCGGTAACTACGGCATTTACCGTAATTGTTACCTCTTTTGTATTTAGGTATTATGTAGTTGATCCACAAACGAAAATCATCTCAAAAGCATTTAATTTCGTATTAAGTTGGCCCGCATTTGTGGTTCGAATTTTTTTGATAGATCAATGGTTTGAATTTAAAAAAGCCGATTCTAAAAAAACGTTCATCACTCTTTTTTCCTATATCATTTTACCTTTTTGTATTCTTTCTGTATTTTTTGCAGTATATGTTTCTTCAAGCGAACTGCTTACAAATTGGTATAACCGGTACGAGTGGAATATCGATGGATTGATTATATTGGTCTTGATACTCGGATTTTATTTCAGTTTTGTTTTCTGGCATATCAAAATTTTCGGTTTCATTCAAATGATCGATAAAACATTGAAATTTGATTTTATAAAAAGCCAAAACACAACTAAAAAATCTACTTTAGATTTTATTCCTGTTGAATTTGAAATCCGCAGTGGCATCATCACCTTAATAAGTCTAAATACTATGTTACTGTTTTTTATTGCAATTTTTAACGTAGAAAACGTACAGCAAACCGTTCAGCATATTTCCGAATATAGTTCGCGAACACACAGCCAGATTTATCTGATTATTTTTTCGGTTTTTTTAGCAATGCTGGTTATTTTGTTCTTTTTTAAAGGAACTTTAAATTTTGTAAAAAACAACAAATGGTTGTTCTTGTTAACAAAAATATGGATTGGTTTAAATGGATTATTACTTTTTTCTGCATTTTATCAAAATTCGGTCTATATCAATGCTTTAGGTTTAACCTATAAAAGGTTAGGGGTGTATTTATTCTTGGGTTTATGTTTAATGGGTTTAATTTATTCGTTCTTAAAAATTCATTATAAGCGAACAAACTATTATTTAATTGATAAAATGTCGTGGACTATTTTTTACAGTCTGATCTTTTGTTCGATTTTTAACTGGGGAAACATCATAACCAATTATAATTTGCACAAAGATACCGTTGATTGGGATTATTTGGTTTATGATTTATCGGGAAATGAAAAAACGTTGATAGATTATTGCAAAAAACAGAATATAGAAGTGTCTGAATTTCTTTTAAATAAATTGAAATATTATGAAGATTTACCGCTTTTATCGAAGCAGTTGTATTATAATTCTGTTCAAATGAAACCAAAACAATAA
- a CDS encoding winged helix-turn-helix domain-containing protein: MSIISGLNKEFESRVRLGIMSVLMVNDWVDFTEMKNLLQVTDGNLASHSTALEKKEYIEIKKEFVGKKPRTSYKITDLGKTAFQKHLAFLEKILKQ, from the coding sequence ATGAGTATAATAAGCGGATTAAATAAAGAATTTGAAAGTAGAGTACGGTTGGGAATAATGTCGGTTCTTATGGTAAACGATTGGGTTGATTTTACCGAAATGAAAAATCTTTTGCAAGTTACCGATGGCAATCTGGCTAGTCATTCTACGGCATTAGAAAAAAAAGAATATATAGAAATTAAAAAAGAATTTGTGGGTAAAAAGCCCCGTACATCTTATAAAATTACCGATTTAGGAAAAACAGCGTTTCAAAAACATTTGGCTTTTCTTGAAAAAATACTGAAACAGTAA
- a CDS encoding c-type cytochrome, whose amino-acid sequence MRNLLVLTIILLINFSCNYPKKDSENFVLDYNSQKLQKTGEVLYSKFCIACHGSKAANDSFFVGNIKNDKYELSFLIDYINHQDSLLQHKNQLTIKIKEEYSNIDYLHRFNLTEQEVKGIVYYLKN is encoded by the coding sequence ATGCGAAATCTTTTGGTATTGACAATAATTCTTTTGATAAATTTCAGTTGTAATTATCCTAAAAAAGATTCAGAAAATTTTGTATTAGATTATAATTCGCAAAAACTGCAAAAAACAGGTGAAGTTCTTTATTCAAAATTTTGTATAGCGTGTCACGGTTCTAAAGCAGCAAACGACAGTTTTTTTGTAGGAAATATTAAAAATGATAAATACGAATTATCTTTTCTAATAGATTATATCAATCATCAAGACAGCCTACTTCAACATAAAAACCAATTGACTATCAAAATAAAAGAAGAATACAGTAACATTGATTATTTACATAGGTTTAATCTAACAGAGCAAGAGGTAAAAGGAATTGTATATTATCTAAAAAACTAA